A window of Diabrotica undecimpunctata isolate CICGRU unplaced genomic scaffold, icDiaUnde3 ctg00001029.1, whole genome shotgun sequence genomic DNA:
atatccgtcagaaaagatcataacatgtaattcgtctttaaaaagacaaatacatgccatgatgacagtaaaattctcctgttagtgattccatagtaaattatgagggaaaaacctcataatactatcccgacatggtaagtatttgatcgtgcatttagtttaccttcaataaacaccaaattccgattttatatgtttgttatttaaaaaacataaatgatgtattctctatatgttactgacttaccaatactggtattttccttttaataacttcctctctcaatatgggtaaccagatcctactacattctgccgaggaattcgcgacacaattggtctcatttagcataattagagcagcttctttgatttttctctttttaccatccgtttcttttaggactatatttgaatcattccattgaaccctatgttcattatcccatgcgtgtttacatatttgagatctatcaaattctctatttttaatataggattgatgttcacttattttaacatttaatggtcttgatgtttcacctaaataaaactgatcgcattcacaaggtattttataaatgcaattctttgtcctttcttgttcattgttaggtttggttttggacaaaatagatctcaacgtgtttgttgttttgaatgttgttgaaatgttgaatttatttcctatccttttaagcttttccgataatccttttatgtatggtattgttattttcctcgtattattccttgcatatgctgtaggatctcgttctaagttgttttgttctattcgatcgattgttgaaaattccttatttataaacgataaaggataatcattttttaataaaacagatgttaacaaatgtttttcctccaagaacgaattttcgttagaacaagtaattttggctctattgtataaggaattaataatcccttttttaatattaatattgtgatttgatttgaaatttaaatatctgttggtgtgtgttggttttctatacacctgagtttcgtatccagtattgttcgtagagattaaaacatccagaaaaggtaatgtgttattatattccttttccatggtaaatgttattgtctcttctttatcgtttatatcatttaggaatgtgtccaacaactctgatccatgaggccatattgagaatacatcatctacatatctccaccatactgagggttttaaattttgtttagaaataatatttgtttcaaaatcttccataaatatatcggctaataatggagataaactagagcccattgctagtccaaaactttgtttatagaattcattatttagttgaaagtatgtattatcagtacataatgttattaactccattatagctgatatatttagccttgttctagttgccaatgtatcatcactttcaaattttgtcttgactatatttaaagtcttatctaatggcacattcgtaaataaactatttgtgtcaaaacttactaaagtattatttgaattaaattcaatatttgataatttatttaaaaaatgttgtgtattttttataaatgtgtcatttttatttgcaattggttttaaaatgttcaataaaaattttgatagttcactacaaggagaattcatggtactataaatgggtctaagtggtatattcgaagtggaaattgaaacgtcaataaacgtattttaaactttaattgtggcttattcccatttaaatagtaattaataaagtTACCAGTTATAATAATCAACGTGAGTGTAAAGAACAAACTCCTTTTTCTATGTTTCGTGGATCTCACAAAAGCGTTTGTAAGAGTCCAACTAAATGACGTAATCCAAATCATGACGCAGAAAAAGGTCAATAAAAATACATAGAAATAATCAGGGGACTTAACAGTCGCAATAAAACAAGAATAACAGCGGAACATGTCTCTCTTTAACGTCGGGAATCTCTTTAACGTGATTATGGACAAAATATTAGAAAGTGTAAATGAAACCAACATGGAACATGATGCAATAATTATGGCAGAAAATTAAGGTGACCTCCAGCTCCTCTACATTGCAGATTCAATTTAACAGCACACAAGTTAAACATGTTAATATCTCACGAAAAGACCTATTCACACTATGGTTATAGCCAAGAGCCCCATCAGCTGTAGACTAGTAAATAACGACACCgacaccgacaaaattttcaatttctaatttaactgagctgtcaccgtgcttcggagagcacgtaaagccgtcggttccGGCtaaagtcatgttaggggcgcttgcgcgacctgaaaaccctaacactagaccttaaccagaaggttacacgaactttactttagtGATTAACGAACACATAATAGAATACGTCATGAATTTCAACTACCTGGAATAGGTGTATCGTATGGTAGATATGGcagaggaattaaaaaaaaagttaacaagATAGCCAGAATATCGGGATACTTAATGGATATCATGCGGATAAGCAAATATATGAGTATAGGGAGCAAAATCCGGATGTTACAACAGTAACCAAAAAGGCTTAAACGTGTTTTAGAttgctttattttctttaaatttgtagtttaaaaaaggcagaaaattttgtaaaagttaGGTTACTTTATGCTTGTTTTaaacatagacatataatacaaaatatactgactgttgcaatacagaaccgttcccccagtgcgacagtgGAAACAACCTCAAATTAGTCACTGCATTCCGATCTAATGGatcgggtttatcgaccacgtgacgtTCCCATTGGTCATTTACGTGGTCCATGAATCCGgctcattagaaagagatgcagggactgctttgcttCAGTTGTGTCTGGTCGCACTGGCGAAACGGTCCTGTATTGCAAaagtcagtctatttgtattacaTGTCTATGGTTTTAAACTTTTATGAGGGAGTAACTAACCTATCAATTAACGAAAGTTttatgaaaaatacaaaaatagtcACAGACAAGCCGGCCATCGAAATTTGCAAATCTAAGAATGTTTTCCATTCTCATATTAACTTCATTAAGAAGGATAGTTTGAAAACATCGATAGATCTGGATCCTCTGAGCCCACCAAGAGTTAGATTAACCAATAACTCGAATAGTCGATATCTTCTAGCAAGATTAAGAGAACCGGATATCTTGAAAGCCATTAAGCTACATCTTGCTTTTCCACACGACCAACCTGCTTCAGTATGTTACGAAGAATTCACCAACACAAGCGTTAAATTCTTTTTGGCTTCCGAAGGACTTCCCACTAACACTAAAGATCTACGAAAAATCCTTCTAGAATTTAACGATGCCTATGGAATTGGTCCAACTGAGGTCGAAGCTGGTATTGCTGCTTTTAGGTCCTTTCTCACTTCGGAAAGAATTATTCACCTACAAAAATCAAGGGAAAGTCACCGAAACTACTATTCGGTTGCCtctccaaaacgaaatttttaaataatatgacgtTTTCTGTGGGACTAGCCTCAAATTTTTATAGTGATGACAACTTTCGCATGATTTCTCTTCTATAACAAAATCTTTCTGTTGAATGAAACTTTTTTGAGTTTTAATTGGTTTATAACAATAATCTTAATCTATAaattatttgcatttatatttgGAAAACTAACTTAAACTAACTAGCTAACTTAAAAATCATTTGGaacactaacttaaaaatcgatggaaaaattgtACTTTTTGCTGATGCatgtattacctggaggaactctaatattgcaactcttcatgtaattttaacttctgatctacttaaaataaaatccTGGTCTGaatctaatttactctcttttaacgtcagtagcattatcctataaaggaggtCTTTAACCCGTGCtttttaataacagccagatcagtatcattgattctgtaaaatttcttggtattttcatagacagcaaccttaaatggtcccttcatatcgatttgttaagtaagaaactagcctcagcctgctatgcaataagatttgtttcaaaggaaatcaatttagcatcttccaaaataacatacttttctttgtttgagtctcatcttcgatatggccttcctttttggggttctagtacacgCTGCCCTATCTaaggttatttttaaattacaaaaaaaggaaataaaatatctttttggcctcagtagaataacacattgcagaagctacttcaaaaatcacgggattttaactcttccctctttatatattctagaaactgtttgcctaattcgtaaacacctacacgtttttccagcaagacctaaccagaaattcaagctttgatgtgtgtATTTGCCGATctcgtccactgagttagtaaagaaatctatattatattcggcaaaaaaattatacaaccatctccctttgcaacttaaatctacaacttctttccttaagttccgtaaattgacaaaagcctatctatctgaaagaccatattattcagtagaagagtttcatgaaattacagtacgtttaggtacaagcaacaaagtatttttatatatacggtaaagaaataataaattagacttacaatcaatttaatttaaccatccagacgaccggtttcttcaggcatcttcaggtctcgatacaaagttaaataaatgctgaaataataaacccatattagggtgttgtctaataagataaacaaagatagatgatataaattatataaattacgaTGATAATTAAAATGatgatttaattattattaaattacgatgagaattattattaaattattataaaattacgatgataattaaattatataaattacgatgatataatttatataatttatatcatctatatttgtttatctttattagacaacacccgaATATgagtttattatttcagcatttatttaactttgtatcgagacctgaagatgctttgcatattgtagaaagcgaaaccggtcgtctggatagttaaattaaattgattgtgagtaagtctaatttattatttctttacctTTTGAAAttgactcacacaagcaacacattcatatttttatatatatttgggtatcacatgcagcagcttaaattTATTCGTaaactttttgtaagctttgtccataaaattgtacaattttcagtgacaataaagcatatttctatttctattttttttttcatgctgACCCCAATTTCGATTTTTATCTATGGCTCTCTATAATTAACATTGTTTCCAAAGTTTTCTCAAAAtttctaagaagaaataatgttcTACTTAGTAGTTCAAATAAAAACAACATACCGGATTTACTGGTAAAATAATCGAATTACATCTTCAACAAATGAACGAAAAACCCACGGTCATATTTAGGTATGCAATAAATTTTTCGTGCAAACAATCAAACCATCAATGCTGTGAAATTAAACCTTGAAGAATGAATcatcaaaaattaaaagaaaaattaatttaaccaccGTCATTTTGATGCATCATATTGAATATCAACAtattgttttgttaataaattcgTACAATATTCAAAACAATGCGGCAGttacattttaataaaactttgtaAAGTGTAGCAATGTCAACAATTGCATTATAGCAGAGTCGGATTGAACACACTATCTGCAATAATGTTGAAATTTTATCGGAATATCAtcagtcttcttcttttttgcttAATTCTGAGTACAATAATACAATATTAttttaacctttttctaaaagaGTTGCAGCAATACTGGTTGTGGTATATGTTCTTTTATCATTACGTATTTGTTCTAATTAAAAAGTACAAAATGTTAGCTTTATAAGCACAACTAATGTTCTAAACAATAGTACTAAAATTATCTTCTAATCTTCACTTATAAACTTATAACTTAAGTAGAAAAGGCTctatatgttaaaaagaaacatttggtacctgagaaATGATTTGTAGTGTTTTATTGTGATAGGGAAAAAATGACTAAACAAGACGTTACTAAAGCGTAATGACCGATAAGAGGAGATTCAGATGTGTGGCTTGGCTTTAGATGGACCATCTGGGTATGTGACTGAGTGGGAATATATATGAGTGAGAGATTGAATTATTGTGTGATTGTGATTGGTTTATAGAGGGAGAATAGAATTCTCTGATCTGAATTTAATTATGTAGCAATGGAGGATAAAGAACATTAGGCATAAGGGTCAGAGGTGAAGTTTAGAATACTAAAAAGAAAATGGGAATGATGGGTTAGATGCATTGAAAGAGTGATTTGGAGTAGGCTGATAAAGATGAGTAATTGATCAAAGAGAGAGATTAGTGTAAATTTTGATGTAATAGTAGATGTTGGGGACGTAGGTCATGAGAATTTGGCGATGGAGAGGAaggaagtctcgattgaatgAGACATGGCGATTAAAACAATTTGGACTTCTCTGCTTTTCTTTGATAATTTTAAGATCTTCATATCTTCAAGTGTTCTTTTAGATGTTGAGAAAAGGTggaagtgttttttatttttgtgtgctCTAAAGAGcgtgaaaatttttgtttataaacaccACTACGGTTCATATAATTGATGGGATCTTTGAAATAAGATATACTGACCCAAATTATTGGGTACTTTAAAAGAAACGTGGATGTTTCTAACTGAACGTTTtatgagatttcgaatatctgCAGAAAGACTGTCATGATAGTGTAGAAGTGAACAGTAATTAGGTTTAATGGTTTGGTCTCTGAAGAACGCAGTCTCTTGCAGGATTTTAAGACTCCTTTTATGGATAAGTTTATTGGTGATGTTTTGATCATATCCATtattgactgctatttgtctgagaatattaaattctttttcatAGTTCGACTGAGAAAGTGGAATGGTTTCCAGGTGATGGATGTAACTTTGAAAAGCTGCATATTTTTGTGACAATGGGTGATTTGAAGAGAAGGATATTACATGGTCGgtctgtgtgggtttcctatagatactgaagttgaagtggtcatttaatctgataatggtgagatcaagaaaattaattgacTTGGATGATTCTAGTTCCATGGCGAAGTTAATGTTGCGGTGGATTTGGTTGATTTTAGAAAGTAATAGTTCAGCTGAGTTGGAATTATCTGAAATCAAGACTAAACAGTCAACAACGTAGCGAAACCAATGGAGTATTTCAAGATTTTTCATGATCTGTGTGGATTCTAAACGATCCATAAATACATCAGCTAATAGAGGAGAGAGACAGCTGCCCATGGCAAAGTCATCAGGTTGCCTGTACtatttgttgttaaaaacaaagaaatcttgATCTAAGCAACATTGTAATAGTTGGACAATGGAGTTGGTAGTAGACAAGGTGATGGAATTGGCTCTTAGAAGAGAGTGAACCAGATTAGTTGTTTCTTGTTTAGGGACAAAAGTGAATAAATTGCTGACATCAAATGAAAATATAGTAGTGTTGGGGCGAAGATTAATCTTTTGTAGGTTATTGACTAGATGACTGGTGTTTTTGACTGAGAAACGGGGGATAAAGTTCGTCACGTTTTTAATGAGttccaatataaattttgataaagtggaaactggagtgtttatgaaACAAACAACTGGACGAATCGGACTGCCCTTCTTATGTATCTTAGGTAAATCATACAGTCTGGGGTTAATGGCTTACTGGAAAGTTTGTAGTATGGGGCAAAATGTTCAGAGAAGAATTGTGTAAAGtgtttaatgttttcttttaatttatttatgaacttttTTGAGGGGTGCTTTGCTGATGATTAAATTGGGGGAAAAAGGTGTGAAATGAATATTTTCGGAAGTGGAAAGTAAGTTGATAGATGAAGAGTTGTTGGTGTTATTTACTGTTGGAGAATTAGaagagaaatttttatttttgaatttgtttatGGTTTTAAAACAGGAGTTTCTGAttgatgttttttatgtttattgaTTTAAAGGGACAGAAAGATTTTGGATAATGATGTCTAGCTAAATAGAGAGACTCTGAAGGTCTTTTTTAGAGACCTTACTAGGAATGAAGTATTTGAGGCCTAGATTtagaacgcgctatctcagagtagtgaCTGAAGAGAGATTTTTTAGTCTtggatgaaaagaaaaattagataATTTACTATTAGTGTTGTTATTGTTACAattcaatgaattaaattagtTGTTAATGAGGTTATTTAGTTTGGATTTAAGTTTGATAAATTTGATAGAAGTTATATTGTCCAATGTGTCCTGAACATTACTcaaaaagttgaaaataaaatcaaGTAACGAGTCATACGTTACCTTAAGTTTACAATTTATGTATTTAAGCTTGCTGTAATGTTTACAAATAtcctttttcaaaattttaagttggAATGCGTTCTTTAAGTTGACTGGAACAATTCCTGGAGTTTTAATATTACAAAAAGTGGTGAAGACGTGATTATTTATACATTGGGAtataaatcaaatatatatcTTCAAAGTGCATCTTTTAGTGGCTAAGCGCATGTACTGAGGAGGCAAGTTGACCATACCGtcaaattaaaatccacaaagaaactaaattcctgtagctggctgtgtaccatatatcacaaaaaatttatttaaagattcctttataaaaggtataataataaaaaccctaaCGGGCTACATCACAcagaattaataatttttaatatattttcattttttattacagGATAGCGTACCTCTTAGAATCAAAAACATCCACATCGTCAACCAACCGTACATCTTCAAGGTCGTCTTTGCCCTCTTCAAGCCCTTCCTTAGAGAAAAACTGAGAAACCGTATTATCTTCCACGGTACTGACCGCAAATCCCTACACCAATACATGAGCCCCGAATGTTTGCCGGAACATTACGGTGGAACTCTAGATTTGCCAAGGATAAATGGTAACCAGTGGTACGACTTGTTGGTTATGTGTGATAAGGAATATCTATGTAAGTAAACTGTTTTATGCTCTTTTTATTTCAAGAGAATAATTATTAGTAATAGGTAAAAGTTTTAACAATGGTGATTGtaggaatattaaaaaaattaagtatgcAATTCTCCATTATTTTCTATCTGTGTCATAACAATATCAATTCGCTTCAAGGACCTATCCTGTCTCAGCGTATCCCACTAGGTTTCCTTTGGATCTCATCCTTACCTACTCATCCATTTCTTGTATTGAAAGGATATTTCAATCTTAACCCATGCTTTCTCATTTTGACATCAATTAGTGCCAGATCTAGACTTCAGTTTTTCTCAGCTTACCGCAAATAAAAGTTGGGGATctttctgtcacacaacacaGCAATTGTCTCCTTCTATTTCTTGCACCTCTCTCTAACCATCTTGTCTTtataatgaattttttttatgcAGTCCAAAAGTACCTAATTATTTCTGctgcaaatattttaaaagttataatttttGCGAGTAcgtagataaaaataatttatttcgcCCATATTTATCGAGAAAATTTCTTTTCGCTGCAAACTTTTAGTAGTTAAGTCTTCGCTGACAAATAAAATAGTTAGTATCGCTGAAACTTATAACATTAGTATTTTCACCGAAAAATTATTAAGGGTGATTTTCTTAGGAGGCAAAAGCGATGTGAACTTTTCTAAACGATAAACTTTGTATTGGCATAACATTGCAATAATTTTAACGAAGCAtaattttttaattgaattttttttttgttccagcTATCAATTCTTTCGGTTATAAGAAGAAAGGAGAGCTATAAGGACGATAAGGTTAAAAACAACGCTCCATACCCAGCCATATTACAACGACAAACTGGGTCGTCGTATATTTCGCAGCATAATAGAGATaataactatttattatttttatataaaatcgtattctatttttatagcaattttgccagttttttcaataaatattttaattttagacaACGGCTCAAAGGACTAAATGTGTTAACAATATTTTCATCAATTTTTTGATAACTTTTATACATTTTAGATTAGAAACAAGTGGTGTAAGCCTTTTTCTTTCTTCTGGTTGTTTTAGTTTAAGATAGACATGAATTCTGACTCTAACCACATTGATTGCATAAACTTTAAAAAGATACTTAGCAAATTTTTAGTCTCTTTATTCCATCCTTGAATCGAGGATTGTTGAAAATGATATCTAAAGCagttaacaattaaaatattactACATCTTAAGCAAACTTATTGCGTAAACTTTAAAACTACCCCTACCACTTTTCTACCCCTTTTCCAACTTTCTTtgggtttctttttcttgaaccCTTTTAAACTATTGTTAAACTTTATATAAAATAGATATGCACTCTTGGTTTTTCATTCGGTATAACAGAGAAGCTTAAGTATCACTGTAGAGACACAACTGTCAATTGTCAACAGTCTTCAGGTTTAAGCAAATTCAAGAAGCCAGGCACCGCTAACGACTTGATGAAAAGTAGGAAATTTGATCGATACCTGTAAAATATTTGAACATTCATATATGTTATCTTTAACACAATTTCTAATATCAATAAAAACCAGTACTTCATGTTTATCATAAACATTTTGTTCTTTAGTGATTTCTACTATACTTTACTGTCTTTTTTTAGGTTACTATTATAATTATTGTACGAGTAttataacctaaaaatatttGTGATAGCTTTCATCACTTTCTTTAATAGTAATTTGTTGTACagtaattattagttttgttaatTATTCGTATGTTTTTCATCATTGAATAAAAAATCATACTTGTTTTTGGTtcgttttaatataaataaaataccccCCATTACGTGTTTAAGAACACTGTGCAGAAATTTTATGTACGTGTATGTGCTTCCGGTAGGAATTAATGAACAAAATCTCAAAAATTATACATCAATGATAAAAAAAAGTGATAATTTGAGAAGACCGTGAAGTCACTTATTTATATAGTTTGTTGGTAATAAAGTTACCGTAAAGTTCAGTTGCCGAAATCATCATCCACATCACTCAAAAATTTGAAATGACAAAATAGTTCTTCCTTGCCATTTTTCTCGATGTCCAGAATTCCTTCGAATATGCCGAACTTTTGAAGCATCACTGAAGCATAACTGAGCATCATCTTGTCCATCCCTTTTGTCAAATTTCTCCACTCGTATATCTCAGATAGAAGCAAAACTGGAATTAGCACGAGTGTCA
This region includes:
- the LOC140431678 gene encoding alpha-tocopherol transfer protein-like, with the protein product MLEPESQVCGAVVIFDMDGLSISQTTKFTPSFAKRIVDWLQDSVPLRIKNIHIVNQPYIFKVVFALFKPFLREKLRNRIIFHGTDRKSLHQYMSPECLPEHYGGTLDLPRINGNQWYDLLVMCDKEYLSINSFGYKKKGEL